In Cryptomeria japonica chromosome 10, Sugi_1.0, whole genome shotgun sequence, a genomic segment contains:
- the LOC131036691 gene encoding stellacyanin: protein MRSGSEGAMFVKVAVVLLCLVNLCNGEDHIVGDSTGWDFNVDYESWASKHTFREGDNLVFKYNSMHTVVKVNSSNYETCNPDLPLSEDDNGNTIVSLNSVGEHYFICGIGSHCRAAKMKLKVTVTGTSISPSMDPAGVPATPSSTSPLHNKDFYVFVSVLSFVCSFIFF from the exons ATGAGATCTGGTAGTGAAGGAGCCATGTTTGTGAAGGTTGCAGTGGTCCTTCTGTGCCTTGTAAATCTTTGTAATGGTGAAGATCATATTGTAGGAGATAGCACTGGGTGGGATTTCAATGTGGATTATGAGTCCTGGGCTTCCAAGCATACATTTCGTGAAGGTGATAACTTAG TTTTCAAATACAACTCCATGCACACAGTGGTGAAGGTGAATAGTTCAAACTATGAAACTTGCAATCCAGATTTGCCCTTGTCCGAAGATGACAATGGCAATACCATTGtttctcttaactcagtgggagaACACTATTTCATATGCGGTATTGGAAGTCACTGTCGTGCAGCAAAAATGAAATTGAAGGTCACTGTAACTGGCACGTCGATATCTCCATCAATGGATCCTGCTGGTGTCCCTGCCACCCCCTCCTCCACATCTCCTTTACACAACAAGGATTTTTATGTCTTTGTATCAGTCTTATCTTTTGTGTGCTCTTTCATTTTCTTCTAA